A single region of the bacterium BMS3Abin14 genome encodes:
- the epmA gene encoding elongation factor P--(R)-beta-lysine ligase — MTRRDLRQTLEALAEIRKTARAYFYNEGFIEVATSSLLPFPNLDPNVRPVPVAVKIPGEQRRRWLHTSPELSMKKLLAAGSGSIFQICPVYRDEEPTLQHRREFNMLEWYRGGADYEAAMEDAMCVFRMVCKAVSGSPVINRAGVEFDLDGPWRVLTMADAFRSYAGVESFTPLEMSSALKSRGYRCSVADSREELFFRLYVDAVEPNLGRTAPTIVKDFPDFLGTMARPKPGCAGILERFEIFMGGLELANGYSELTDGEELEKRMEMVRGTLAADGVEGLEVDREFIEAVGRLAPCAGVSVGLDRLAMLLLGAEDISEVIFP; from the coding sequence GCCCTGGCGGAAATACGAAAAACCGCCAGGGCTTATTTTTACAATGAAGGTTTTATCGAGGTTGCGACCTCATCCCTCCTTCCTTTTCCCAATCTCGACCCCAACGTCCGTCCTGTCCCGGTTGCTGTGAAGATCCCGGGGGAGCAGCGCCGCCGTTGGCTGCACACATCTCCCGAGCTTTCAATGAAAAAGCTCCTGGCCGCCGGTTCCGGAAGCATCTTCCAGATCTGCCCCGTTTACCGCGACGAGGAACCCACTCTGCAGCACAGGCGGGAATTCAACATGCTGGAATGGTACCGGGGCGGAGCGGATTACGAAGCTGCCATGGAGGATGCCATGTGTGTTTTCCGTATGGTGTGTAAGGCGGTTTCTGGATCCCCGGTCATCAACAGGGCGGGAGTGGAATTCGATCTTGACGGGCCATGGCGGGTGCTGACCATGGCTGATGCTTTTCGGTCCTACGCCGGGGTCGAGTCGTTCACCCCGCTGGAGATGTCATCTGCCTTAAAGTCGAGGGGATACCGGTGCTCTGTGGCTGACAGCCGCGAGGAGCTTTTCTTTCGCCTCTACGTTGACGCCGTTGAACCGAACCTCGGCAGGACTGCCCCCACAATCGTTAAGGACTTTCCCGACTTTCTGGGGACGATGGCGAGACCTAAACCCGGATGTGCTGGAATACTTGAGCGGTTTGAAATCTTCATGGGCGGTCTGGAGCTTGCCAACGGATATTCGGAACTTACCGACGGCGAGGAGCTGGAAAAACGGATGGAGATGGTCAGGGGAACCCTCGCGGCAGATGGCGTGGAGGGTCTTGAGGTTGACAGGGAGTTCATCGAGGCTGTCGGTCGCCTTGCTCCCTGTGCCGGTGTCTCTGTTGGCCTGGACCGCCTGGCCATGCTCCTTCTCGGGGCAGAGGATATCAGTGAGGTGATCTTTCCCTGA